Proteins encoded in a region of the Vitis riparia cultivar Riparia Gloire de Montpellier isolate 1030 chromosome 7, EGFV_Vit.rip_1.0, whole genome shotgun sequence genome:
- the LOC117917735 gene encoding protein ENHANCED PSEUDOMONAS SUSCEPTIBILITY 1-like: protein MAEISIISTTLVGPVSTKEPTTRIELTPWELQFLPHGPIQKGLLFRKPTPPPQENSVIDHLKTSLSRTLDLFYPLAGRLGTTVNDDNTTYFFINCNGAGAQFVHAAADCVTVADILESVYVPRIVHSFFPLNGVRNSEGVSQPLLGVQVTELVDGIFIGCTINHSIADGASFWHFFNSWSEISRGSNEITLSPVLDRWFLDDAHYPIPIPQSMLAFTNFPPSPPVQERVFHFTKEKIAVLKARANAEMGTDQISSLQALLALLWRSVTRSRRFPEDQESWYAFLIGMRPRMRPPLPQQYFGAAAQSGIVTMKAGELLERGLGHAAWQMNKMFAAYTALEATNFLESWMKNPQPLSDINLIINNSLFASSSPRFNVYGTDFGWGRPIAVRSGGGNKPYGKTTLFQGADEGSIDIEACLFPKTFEAMMEDAEFMEAVTV from the coding sequence atggcaGAAATCAGCATCATCTCTACCACTTTGGTCGGACCGGTGAGTACAAAGGAGCCAACCACGAGAATTGAGTTGACTCCATGGGAGCTACAGTTTCTTCCCCACGGTCCCATCCAAAAGGGTCTTCTCTTTCGCAAGCCTACACCCCCACCACAAGAGAATAGTGTCATAGATCACTTGAAAACCTCCCTCTCTCGCACTCTAGATCTGTTCTATCCACTTGCCGGCCGCCTTGGCACCACCGTAAACGACGACAATACCACTTACTTCTTCATCAACTGCAATGGTGCCGGAGCTCAGTTTGTCCATGCAGCTGCCGATTGTGTCACCGTGGCCGACATACTTGAGTCTGTCTACGTTCCTCGAATCGTCCACTCCTTTTTTCCACTCAATGGGGTTCGCAACTCCGAAGGCGTTTCCCAGCCACTCCTTGGAGTGCAAGTGACTGAGCTTGTTGATGGCATCTTTATTGGCTGTACTATCAATCACTCAATTGCAGACGGCGCTTCCTTCTGGCATTTCTTCAATTCATGGTCGGAAATCTCTCGGGGTTCCAATGAAATAACCCTTTCTCCTGTTCTCGATCGCTGGTTTCTTGACGATGCCCATTACCCCATACCAATTCCTCAGTCAATGCTAGCCTTTACTAATTTTCCCCCTTCACCACCAGTCCAAGAAAGGGTTTTTCatttcacaaaagaaaaaattgcagTCCTGAAAGCAAGAGCTAATGCAGAAATGGGCACCGACCAAATTTCCTCTTTGCAAGCCCTGTTGGCCCTTCTCTGGCGATCCGTAACTCGCAGTAGGCGTTTCCCAGAGGATCAAGAGAGCTGGTATGCATTTCTAATAGGTATGAGACCAAGGATGCGTCCACCATTGCCCCAACAATATTTTGGGGCTGCAGCTCAGTCCGGAATCGTAACGATGAAAGCAGGTGAGCTACTAGAGCGCGGTCTGGGTCATGCGGCTTGGCAGATGAATAAGATGTTCGCTGCCTATACTGCATTAGAAGCCACCAATTTCTTGGAATCCTGGATGAAAAACCCGCAGCCCCTTTcagatataaatttaataatcaacAATTCTTTGTTCGCGAGCAGTTCGCCACGATTCAATGTGTACGGTACTGATTTTGGTTGGGGAAGACCAATTGCGGTTAGAAGTGGAGGTGGGAACAAGCCTTATGGGAAGACCACCCTTTTTCAGGGAGCAGACGAAGGAAGCATTGATATTGAAGCTTGCCTGTTTCCTAAAACCTTTGAGGCTATGATGGAGGATGCCGAGTTCATGGAAGCTGTCACCGTTTGA